A genomic segment from Bacteroidia bacterium encodes:
- a CDS encoding DMT family transporter, with protein sequence MIYLLLCIISSSCIYVVFRLLKHYDVNTFQAIVFNYFFCVILGFFFLQVNGELNLEIFELPESLWIFSAIVGLMFIVVFYLMARTTQVFGVAAGSIVSRMSLVIPAVYAIIFYNEVLTWQKATGILLGLMAIYFIINKDKRKAAEGFAGVTLRKGALVLFPVLAFLGSGIVDTLVNIAKEEFVNGGSQNFFITFLFTSAFILGSILLAIRLVLKHERLEWRNLVWGIPLGTVNFFSVFFILLALSKSGLEGSVVWPINHVSIVALSTAIAALFFHEHLNVKNWIGFGLSLVAILLITFHAWNGFLMNI encoded by the coding sequence TTGATCTACTTATTACTCTGCATCATTTCCTCATCATGTATTTATGTGGTGTTCAGGCTTCTTAAACATTATGATGTAAATACTTTTCAGGCTATTGTATTTAATTATTTTTTCTGTGTAATTCTGGGATTTTTTTTTCTACAGGTAAATGGAGAGCTGAACCTGGAAATTTTTGAATTGCCAGAATCTCTGTGGATATTTTCTGCTATTGTTGGGTTGATGTTCATTGTGGTATTTTATCTGATGGCACGCACCACGCAGGTTTTTGGTGTGGCGGCAGGAAGCATCGTTTCCCGGATGTCGCTGGTCATTCCCGCAGTTTATGCCATCATTTTTTACAATGAGGTTCTGACCTGGCAGAAAGCAACCGGCATATTGCTGGGGTTGATGGCCATTTATTTTATTATTAATAAAGATAAAAGAAAAGCTGCTGAAGGATTTGCTGGCGTAACGCTCAGAAAAGGGGCGCTTGTGCTGTTTCCGGTGCTGGCTTTTTTGGGCAGCGGCATTGTGGATACCCTCGTAAATATTGCGAAGGAGGAATTTGTAAATGGCGGCTCTCAGAATTTCTTCATCACTTTTCTTTTTACCTCGGCATTTATTTTAGGGAGTATATTGCTGGCCATTCGCCTGGTGCTGAAGCATGAACGGCTGGAATGGCGTAACCTTGTTTGGGGAATTCCACTGGGAACCGTTAATTTTTTCTCGGTATTTTTTATTTTGCTTGCACTCTCAAAAAGTGGACTGGAAGGTTCGGTGGTTTGGCCAATTAATCATGTGAGCATCGTAGCATTATCCACCGCCATCGCAGCGCTATTTTTCCATGAGCATCTCAATGTCAAAAACTGGATTGGTTTCGGACTTTCGCTTGTTGCTATTTTATTGATTACTTTTCACGCATGGAACGGATTCCTGATGAATATTTGA
- a CDS encoding T9SS type A sorting domain-containing protein: MELIDGSGKLVEVYKSQGQINIANLRMGVYTVKITLSGAVHYRRLVVVK; the protein is encoded by the coding sequence GTGGAACTGATTGATGGAAGCGGTAAGCTGGTGGAAGTTTATAAATCTCAAGGCCAGATTAATATTGCTAATCTGCGCATGGGCGTATACACCGTGAAAATAACATTGAGCGGTGCTGTACATTATAGAAGGCTGGTGGTGGTGAAGTAA
- a CDS encoding type ISP restriction/modification enzyme: MTTYFVKEYQRELEKLIQYGGSRNESAIRGAFDNLLGKYCDSKGLMLIPELPYELPNKKTVRPDGTVKDSLRLPWGFWESKDKYDTLDEEIAKKLKLGYPKSNILFEDSQQAVLIQHGEETMRINMRDGEALDRLLNAFLSYERPEVRQFRSAIQKFKEDIPEVIEALRVMIDKQATENPKYRQARDEFLQMGKQAIYAELSVDDVREMLIQHILTDELFSTVYHESHFHRDNNVAQQLQVVINTFFKGDVRRQLMNRVQPFYGAIREAAGAISNYEEKQKFLKIVYENFYKVYNPKAADRLGVVYTPNEIVKFMVESTDWLLHKHFGKFLEDPGVDILDPATGTGTFITDIMEHISKDKLEYKYLNEIHANEVAILPYYIANLNIEYTFRQRMGKYLEFPNICFVDTLDNMDFTGYGQQHDLFSISLENTERIKKQNRKKISVVIGNPPYNAKQEFYNLQNANRKYPFIDSRIKETYVKQGSAQNQIVLYDMYVRFIRWATDRIQENGIVAFVSNSSFINGTAFDGFRKVIEKEFSSLYVVNLKGDARTAGEPRRKQGGNIFSDQIKVGVAIYFLIRREEEKGERIKIYYNEIEDYAKADRKLDFIAKSRIKDISFQHIIPSQKHNWIKLTDNNFDDLLPIIDKKVKTGKSEKAVFKLFSSGIKTQRDEWVYDFNKDTLEKKVKYLIEVYEKTRKNPKFSGKMSIKWDRELNKYFERNISKTYTTDQIIKGAFRPFVNQWFYFDRHLNAMNYQWREIMAAQVNTVITFNAPGNSKDFFCLATDKIADLHFTGDSQCIPLYRKLEKGRTDNITAWGLKQFREHYNDKSITAEDIFHYAYAVLHNPHYREKYAQNLKRDFPRLPFYEDFGQWAAWGKELMDLHINFENAEPHPLRSAIEKGESIPNQKLKTLLKADKTDGKIFLSSGKTSIQLSGIPQEAWQYKLGNRSALEWVLDQYKPKKPRDKTIAEKFNTYDFEEYIFDVAELLKKVCTVSLRTVEIVGEMGDNIKIN, encoded by the coding sequence ATGACCACATATTTTGTCAAAGAATACCAGCGTGAGCTAGAGAAGCTAATTCAATATGGTGGCTCAAGGAATGAATCGGCAATTCGGGGTGCATTTGATAACCTGCTTGGAAAGTACTGTGACAGCAAAGGCTTGATGCTGATCCCGGAACTGCCCTACGAACTCCCCAACAAAAAGACCGTCCGCCCGGATGGCACAGTGAAAGATTCGCTGCGTCTGCCATGGGGCTTTTGGGAAAGCAAGGACAAGTACGACACGCTGGACGAGGAGATTGCCAAAAAGCTGAAGCTGGGCTATCCAAAAAGCAATATCCTATTCGAGGATTCACAACAGGCGGTGCTGATACAGCATGGGGAAGAAACCATGCGCATCAACATGCGGGACGGGGAGGCGCTGGACCGCCTGCTCAATGCCTTCCTGAGTTACGAACGGCCAGAGGTACGGCAATTCAGGAGTGCCATCCAAAAGTTCAAGGAAGACATTCCAGAGGTGATTGAGGCACTGCGGGTAATGATTGATAAGCAGGCAACGGAAAACCCAAAGTACCGGCAGGCGCGTGATGAATTCCTGCAAATGGGCAAGCAGGCCATTTATGCCGAGCTGAGCGTGGACGATGTGCGCGAAATGCTCATCCAGCACATCTTGACGGACGAGCTTTTTTCCACGGTTTACCATGAATCGCACTTTCACCGCGACAATAACGTGGCGCAGCAGCTACAGGTAGTGATTAACACCTTCTTTAAAGGTGATGTGCGCAGGCAGTTGATGAACCGCGTGCAGCCTTTTTATGGCGCCATCCGGGAGGCTGCGGGCGCCATTAGCAATTATGAGGAAAAGCAGAAGTTCCTCAAGATCGTTTATGAGAACTTCTACAAAGTCTACAATCCTAAAGCGGCCGACAGGCTGGGCGTGGTGTATACGCCCAATGAGATTGTGAAGTTTATGGTGGAGAGCACCGACTGGCTGCTGCATAAACACTTCGGGAAGTTTTTAGAAGACCCGGGAGTTGACATCCTTGATCCCGCTACGGGCACAGGCACGTTCATCACGGACATTATGGAGCACATTAGCAAAGACAAGCTGGAGTACAAGTACCTCAATGAAATTCATGCAAATGAGGTGGCTATACTGCCCTACTACATTGCCAATCTGAACATTGAATACACCTTCCGCCAGCGCATGGGAAAGTATTTGGAATTCCCCAACATCTGCTTTGTGGATACGCTGGACAACATGGACTTTACCGGATATGGCCAGCAGCACGATCTTTTCAGCATTTCGCTGGAAAACACCGAGCGTATCAAGAAGCAGAACCGGAAGAAGATTTCGGTGGTGATTGGCAACCCGCCCTACAACGCCAAGCAGGAATTTTACAACCTGCAGAATGCCAACCGCAAGTACCCCTTCATTGATAGCCGCATCAAGGAAACTTATGTGAAGCAAGGCTCCGCGCAAAACCAGATCGTGCTGTACGACATGTATGTGCGGTTTATCAGGTGGGCAACCGACCGGATTCAGGAGAATGGTATTGTTGCCTTTGTCTCTAATAGTTCCTTCATCAACGGAACCGCGTTTGATGGATTTAGAAAGGTAATTGAGAAAGAATTCAGTTCCCTGTACGTGGTGAACTTAAAGGGAGATGCAAGAACAGCAGGCGAACCCAGGCGCAAGCAAGGCGGGAACATCTTTTCCGATCAAATCAAAGTGGGTGTTGCCATTTACTTTCTAATCAGGAGAGAAGAAGAAAAGGGCGAGCGCATTAAGATTTACTACAATGAGATTGAAGATTACGCAAAGGCTGACCGGAAGTTGGATTTCATTGCCAAATCACGAATAAAAGACATTTCATTTCAGCACATTATTCCGAGCCAAAAGCATAATTGGATCAAACTCACCGATAACAACTTTGACGACTTGCTCCCAATAATAGACAAAAAGGTGAAGACCGGGAAAAGCGAGAAGGCTGTATTTAAACTGTTTAGTTCGGGAATTAAGACCCAGCGCGATGAATGGGTTTATGATTTCAATAAAGATACGCTGGAAAAGAAGGTGAAATACCTGATTGAGGTTTATGAGAAAACCCGGAAGAACCCTAAGTTTTCTGGTAAAATGAGCATTAAGTGGGACAGGGAACTGAATAAATATTTTGAAAGAAACATCAGCAAAACTTATACAACTGATCAAATTATAAAAGGAGCTTTCAGACCATTTGTAAATCAATGGTTTTACTTTGATAGACATTTAAATGCTATGAATTATCAGTGGCGGGAAATAATGGCTGCTCAAGTAAATACGGTTATCACCTTTAATGCACCTGGCAATAGTAAGGATTTCTTTTGCTTAGCCACAGATAAAATTGCCGACCTTCATTTTACAGGAGATTCTCAATGTATTCCGCTTTATCGCAAATTAGAAAAAGGCAGAACCGACAACATCACCGCTTGGGGCCTGAAACAATTCCGCGAGCACTACAATGACAAAAGCATCACGGCCGAGGACATTTTCCACTACGCCTACGCAGTGCTGCACAACCCGCATTACCGCGAGAAATACGCCCAAAACCTGAAGCGTGATTTCCCGCGCCTGCCGTTCTATGAGGATTTCGGCCAGTGGGCAGCATGGGGCAAAGAACTTATGGACCTGCACATCAACTTTGAAAATGCAGAACCCCACCCGCTGAGGAGCGCAATAGAAAAGGGGGAATCGATACCCAACCAAAAATTAAAGACACTGCTAAAAGCCGATAAGACAGACGGGAAAATTTTTCTTTCCAGTGGAAAAACTTCAATCCAGCTTAGCGGCATTCCGCAGGAAGCCTGGCAGTACAAGCTCGGCAACCGCTCAGCCCTGGAGTGGGTGCTGGACCAATACAAACCCAAAAAACCCCGTGACAAAACCATCGCAGAAAAATTTAATACGTACGATTTTGAAGAATATATTTTTGACGTGGCAGAACTGCTGAAGAAAGTGTGTACGGTGAGTTTGAGGACGGTGGAGATTGTGGGAGAGATGGGGGATAATATTAAGATAAATTAA
- the murF gene encoding UDP-N-acetylmuramoyl-tripeptide--D-alanyl-D-alanine ligase, whose protein sequence is MITIPLFEACVAIGGRPNKYISPVDYLNDVTQNSKEVVKGTLFVALRGNRVDGHDFIREAQNSGAIAAVVEYEVKDLDINIPQLIVPSTVEALGNLARIWRGRLKIPLVAVTGSVGKTSTKELIAHTLECKYKTHKSRKNFNNQLGVPIELLKLQKEHQCSVVELAMRGLNQINYLSKIARPTISAITNIGMSHMEMLGTRENIAKAKAEIYEGMDSEAVIILNKDDQFFDFIKELANCRVVSFGENKDADVRISDIQLNQAGNPTFRLNGVPITMVNCLGKHHAYNAAIAYTVGMELGVKQEDIANRISTSYTPEGRGVASTAKIGAILLDSTYNAAPDSIKAALYTLSEMRQRGKRTVAVIGEMLELGTHSEEAHRHIGRLMAKLGAVEALVTVGEYAKFIGEEAKINNWEHFENSILASKHLLNAIGRNDIVLLQGSQAVSLEIVVRTLENGKLDV, encoded by the coding sequence ATGATAACTATTCCATTATTTGAAGCCTGCGTAGCTATCGGAGGTCGACCAAACAAATACATTTCACCCGTGGACTATTTGAATGATGTTACTCAAAACTCCAAAGAAGTTGTGAAAGGAACTTTGTTTGTGGCACTTAGGGGAAATCGCGTGGACGGGCACGATTTTATACGGGAGGCACAAAACTCTGGGGCAATTGCAGCTGTGGTTGAATATGAAGTAAAGGACCTTGATATCAATATTCCTCAATTGATAGTACCCTCTACGGTAGAAGCGTTGGGTAATTTAGCCAGAATTTGGAGAGGGAGACTAAAAATTCCTTTAGTGGCGGTTACGGGTAGCGTTGGCAAAACCAGCACAAAAGAATTGATCGCTCACACATTGGAATGTAAATATAAAACTCATAAAAGCAGGAAGAATTTCAATAATCAATTAGGTGTTCCAATAGAACTTTTGAAATTACAAAAGGAGCATCAATGCTCCGTTGTTGAGTTAGCCATGAGAGGGCTTAATCAAATAAATTATTTGTCGAAGATTGCGAGACCTACTATCTCGGCCATTACCAATATCGGAATGTCCCACATGGAAATGCTTGGAACACGTGAGAATATCGCAAAGGCAAAGGCGGAAATCTATGAAGGCATGGATTCAGAGGCGGTGATCATACTAAATAAGGATGATCAGTTCTTTGATTTTATAAAAGAATTGGCGAACTGCAGGGTGGTTTCATTTGGAGAAAACAAAGATGCTGATGTAAGAATAAGTGATATTCAATTAAATCAGGCTGGCAATCCCACTTTTAGGTTGAATGGGGTCCCTATTACAATGGTTAATTGTTTAGGTAAACATCACGCATATAATGCGGCTATAGCATACACCGTAGGTATGGAACTTGGAGTCAAGCAAGAAGATATAGCCAATCGCATTTCTACTTCTTACACCCCAGAAGGCAGAGGTGTGGCTTCTACAGCCAAAATTGGGGCAATACTTTTAGACAGCACCTATAATGCTGCCCCGGACTCGATAAAAGCAGCTTTATATACCCTTTCTGAAATGAGGCAAAGAGGGAAGCGAACGGTTGCGGTGATTGGCGAAATGTTAGAGTTGGGAACTCATAGTGAAGAAGCGCATCGGCATATTGGGAGGTTAATGGCAAAGCTAGGGGCAGTCGAGGCGCTCGTAACGGTTGGTGAATATGCAAAATTTATTGGTGAGGAAGCAAAAATAAATAATTGGGAGCATTTCGAAAATTCAATTCTCGCCTCAAAACATTTGTTGAATGCCATTGGCAGAAATGACATTGTTCTATTACAAGGATCTCAGGCAGTCTCACTTGAGATAGTGGTAAGAACACTGGAAAATGGCAAATTAGATGTTTGA
- a CDS encoding SGNH/GDSL hydrolase family protein: protein MKNSLLRFFSFIYPTLIVLAVVEIVFRLMGFPNEKFNFLRMTDTGIYPPNEDMELTWGTFPYRVKTNSLGLRGNEPGKDTSALRIAAIGDSVTDGFFLDNEEIWTHKLNELFKSQGAPAEVLNVARGRASIDKELALLREVALPLNPDIVLLTFTSNDIPELLDKDLDEILRLKAPFQPRNMKLTDQVFIWLINYSAACNAIYSYIWEQKTSNFSDYFNRGIDWEPDEHEKNIALFRKHFGGDQWILEEPFSARTNELVANYLTALHLFFTTCREQNAQPVFIYNPSIVVVYEPESSTRMPELIEAMCKQHNVPFLDLTPDMRNAGRDTIIFLAPYDFHNNAAGNTVIANSIYEFLQDEFPEELNPEL, encoded by the coding sequence ATGAAAAATTCATTGCTCCGTTTTTTCAGCTTCATTTATCCCACACTTATTGTCCTGGCCGTGGTGGAAATTGTATTCCGTCTGATGGGATTTCCCAACGAAAAATTCAATTTTCTGCGGATGACCGATACAGGAATTTATCCGCCAAATGAAGATATGGAACTCACCTGGGGTACTTTTCCATACCGGGTGAAAACCAACTCGCTGGGACTGCGGGGCAACGAGCCAGGAAAAGATACTTCAGCCCTCCGAATTGCCGCTATTGGCGATTCCGTAACCGATGGATTTTTCCTGGATAATGAGGAAATATGGACGCATAAGCTGAATGAGCTTTTCAAATCGCAGGGTGCACCGGCCGAAGTGCTGAATGTGGCGCGGGGACGGGCATCCATTGATAAAGAACTTGCACTGCTGCGGGAAGTGGCGCTCCCTTTAAACCCTGATATTGTGCTCCTCACTTTTACCAGCAATGATATACCTGAACTGCTTGACAAAGACCTGGACGAAATTCTGCGGCTGAAAGCACCTTTCCAACCCCGGAATATGAAACTGACAGACCAGGTTTTTATCTGGCTGATAAATTATTCGGCTGCATGCAACGCGATTTACAGCTACATCTGGGAACAGAAGACCAGTAACTTCTCTGATTACTTCAACCGAGGCATAGACTGGGAACCGGACGAGCACGAGAAAAACATCGCCCTCTTTCGAAAACATTTTGGTGGCGACCAGTGGATCCTTGAAGAACCCTTTTCAGCCAGAACGAATGAACTGGTGGCAAACTACCTGACTGCCCTGCACTTGTTTTTCACAACATGCCGGGAGCAAAATGCGCAGCCGGTTTTCATTTATAATCCCAGCATCGTTGTCGTTTATGAGCCTGAATCTTCTACCCGTATGCCCGAATTAATAGAAGCGATGTGCAAGCAGCACAATGTGCCATTTCTGGATTTAACTCCGGATATGCGAAATGCCGGGCGCGATACAATCATTTTTCTGGCACCTTATGATTTTCATAATAATGCCGCAGGAAATACAGTCATTGCCAATAGTATTTATGAATTTTTGCAGGATGAATTTCCTGAAGAATTAAATCCAGAATTGTGA
- a CDS encoding TonB-dependent receptor — protein sequence MKRLFPFLLLILLSQPVLHAQEILTQTVRGTVTDRGTQLPLIGANIVLLDSEPLRGTTTDINGRFRIEEVPLGRQSLLITYVGYQEQRVSNIEVGTGKEVVLNIELEEKAFMAKEITIVVKKDKKEANNEMATVSARQFSVEETQRYAGARGDVSRMAANFAGVSGSDDSRNDIIIRGNSPLGLLWRLEGVDIPNPNHFGGFGTTGGPVSMLNNNLLTNSDFLTGAFPAEYGNAVAGAFDLKMRNGNNEKREYLLQMGFNGLEAGAEGPINRGKGSSYLANYRYSTLGIFELVGINFGVVGIPQYQDLTLKLNFPQTKLGSFSLFGLGGISWIEMLDSERDPDEWDFNLNGTDTRYGTQMGVVGLNHIARINTTTWLKTTLSISGQSEFAELDSVERNGLQPSPFFRGSTRNIRQSLALSLNKKFSAHFTTETGVRLNRISFKTLDSVVSRINNRFVTTAEFDGSTYTLQPFVQGKFAITEHLDISGGIASQFLLLNNAISAEPRVGMKYRPWRSHAFGLAFGIHSQMQPLQVYFTTTEMGNGTLAKTNMDLDFTYSNHYIFSYDFNISESWRLKSEWYYQDIYNVPVMSRPDAFSMLNFGADFGLPFVDSLENNGSGLNYGTELTIEKFFSNNYYLLFTGSFFESKYRGSDNILRNTAFNYNYILNLLGGYELKIGQNNFLAGNVKVSYAGGRNYTPINLEESAREGRAVYNNDLAYSEQYDPFFKTNVLISFRNNKKKYSQEWILNVENIFNTQNILTLSYDPQTQQVRKNYQLGLFIVPQYRIEF from the coding sequence ATGAAACGGCTTTTCCCATTTTTACTCCTCATTCTACTTTCCCAACCCGTTCTCCATGCCCAGGAAATACTGACGCAAACGGTGCGCGGTACGGTAACAGACCGCGGAACGCAACTGCCGCTCATCGGGGCCAATATTGTGCTGTTGGATTCAGAACCATTGCGCGGTACCACAACCGACATTAATGGCCGGTTTAGAATTGAAGAAGTGCCACTTGGCAGGCAGAGCCTCCTCATTACTTATGTTGGATATCAGGAACAGCGTGTCAGCAATATTGAGGTGGGAACAGGAAAAGAGGTGGTGCTGAACATTGAACTGGAAGAAAAGGCATTTATGGCCAAAGAAATAACCATTGTGGTTAAAAAGGATAAGAAAGAAGCCAACAACGAGATGGCCACTGTGAGTGCGCGGCAATTTTCAGTAGAAGAAACGCAGCGCTATGCCGGTGCACGGGGCGATGTTTCGCGCATGGCCGCCAACTTTGCCGGAGTATCCGGTTCTGACGATTCGCGCAATGACATCATTATCCGGGGAAATTCTCCGCTGGGCCTGCTGTGGCGGCTCGAAGGCGTGGACATTCCCAACCCAAACCACTTTGGCGGATTCGGCACCACGGGAGGCCCGGTGAGTATGCTAAACAACAACCTGCTCACCAACAGCGATTTCCTGACGGGAGCTTTTCCTGCCGAATATGGTAATGCCGTGGCCGGAGCATTTGACCTGAAGATGCGCAATGGCAACAACGAAAAGCGCGAGTACCTTTTGCAAATGGGTTTTAATGGCCTGGAAGCCGGGGCAGAAGGTCCCATAAATCGCGGCAAAGGTTCCAGCTATCTGGCCAACTACCGCTATTCTACCCTCGGCATTTTTGAGCTGGTGGGAATTAACTTTGGTGTGGTCGGCATTCCGCAGTACCAGGACCTTACCCTGAAGCTCAACTTTCCGCAGACCAAACTGGGAAGCTTCTCCCTTTTTGGCTTGGGCGGCATTAGCTGGATTGAAATGCTGGACTCCGAGCGCGACCCGGATGAATGGGATTTTAACCTGAATGGAACGGATACCCGGTATGGAACGCAAATGGGCGTGGTGGGCTTGAACCATATCGCCCGCATCAACACCACCACCTGGCTCAAGACCACGCTCTCCATAAGCGGACAGAGCGAATTCGCGGAGCTTGATTCTGTGGAGCGGAACGGGTTGCAACCTTCACCATTTTTCAGGGGCAGCACCCGCAATATCCGACAATCGCTTGCCCTTTCGCTCAATAAAAAATTCAGTGCTCACTTTACCACAGAAACCGGTGTGAGGCTAAACCGGATTTCATTCAAAACACTCGACAGCGTGGTGAGCAGGATAAACAACCGCTTTGTAACAACTGCCGAATTTGATGGCAGCACCTACACCCTCCAACCATTTGTACAGGGAAAATTTGCCATTACAGAGCACTTGGATATTTCCGGGGGCATAGCCTCCCAGTTCCTGTTGCTCAATAATGCTATCTCCGCAGAGCCGCGCGTGGGCATGAAATACCGCCCGTGGCGCAGCCATGCTTTCGGCCTTGCCTTTGGCATTCACAGCCAGATGCAGCCCTTGCAGGTATATTTCACCACCACCGAAATGGGCAATGGTACGCTCGCCAAAACCAACATGGACCTGGATTTCACCTACAGCAACCACTATATTTTTAGCTACGATTTTAATATTAGCGAATCATGGCGGCTTAAGTCGGAGTGGTACTATCAGGATATATACAATGTGCCCGTAATGAGCCGTCCAGACGCTTTCAGCATGTTGAACTTTGGGGCAGATTTCGGACTACCCTTCGTTGACAGCCTTGAAAATAATGGTTCCGGCCTCAACTACGGCACAGAGCTCACCATTGAGAAATTTTTCAGCAATAATTATTACCTGCTCTTCACCGGCTCCTTCTTCGAATCGAAATACCGCGGCAGCGACAACATATTAAGAAATACGGCTTTTAATTACAATTACATCCTCAACCTGCTTGGCGGATATGAATTAAAAATAGGCCAAAATAATTTCCTGGCAGGAAATGTAAAAGTATCGTACGCTGGCGGCAGAAATTATACACCCATCAATTTAGAAGAATCGGCAAGAGAAGGCCGCGCAGTTTATAACAACGACCTGGCATATTCAGAACAATACGATCCATTCTTCAAAACCAATGTGTTAATCTCCTTCCGTAACAATAAAAAGAAATACTCCCAGGAATGGATACTGAACGTGGAGAACATATTCAATACGCAAAACATCCTCACCCTGAGCTACGATCCCCAAACCCAGCAAGTGAGAAAAAACTACCAGCTTGGGCTGTTCATCGTGCCGCAGTATAGGATTGAGTTTTAG
- a CDS encoding glycosyltransferase family 4 protein — MYTIIHIALARTWRGGEQQVAYLVQELIKQGCLQVVVAAKGSEMEKWCDANQVECLPVIKRTIYPLLYARWLKRLCQRLSADLVHVHDAHAHNLAFASALSANKTPVVVSRRVDFRIQQTWISRLKYNHRAFRKIICVSDAIKEIMKQDIRDQSKLVTVHSGIDLNKFANPPQENFLRKEFNVPDDHLLIGNVAALAPHKDYFTFLDTIAVLVAGGLNARFFMIGEGEQRQPLEAYIREKQLQDHVVMTGFRKDVIKLLQSLDIFLVTSQTEGLGTSVLDAFAAGVPVVGTRAGGIPELVAHEQTGLLAEVQDHEGLAAQVLRLINDKPLRENIRRQALQKVQQFSKEQTAHKTLEIYRQVVG; from the coding sequence TTGTACACCATTATTCACATAGCACTTGCCCGCACCTGGCGGGGTGGCGAGCAGCAGGTAGCCTACCTTGTGCAGGAATTGATAAAGCAGGGTTGCCTGCAAGTGGTTGTGGCCGCCAAAGGAAGTGAAATGGAAAAATGGTGTGATGCAAATCAGGTCGAATGCCTGCCGGTCATAAAACGGACTATATACCCCCTGCTGTATGCCAGGTGGTTGAAGCGCCTTTGCCAGCGACTCTCAGCCGATCTTGTGCATGTACATGATGCGCATGCCCATAACCTCGCCTTTGCCTCTGCCCTCAGTGCAAATAAAACCCCGGTGGTGGTGAGCCGGAGAGTGGATTTCAGAATACAGCAAACGTGGATTTCCCGGCTAAAATATAACCACCGGGCCTTCCGCAAGATAATATGCGTGAGCGATGCGATCAAAGAAATAATGAAGCAGGACATTCGCGATCAAAGCAAGCTCGTCACTGTGCATTCCGGAATTGACCTGAACAAGTTTGCCAACCCACCACAGGAAAATTTCCTGCGAAAAGAATTTAACGTGCCGGACGATCATCTGCTTATCGGCAATGTGGCGGCTCTTGCACCGCATAAAGACTACTTTACATTTCTTGATACTATCGCAGTGCTGGTGGCGGGCGGATTGAATGCACGGTTCTTCATGATTGGTGAAGGCGAACAGCGCCAGCCGCTAGAGGCATACATTCGTGAAAAGCAACTGCAGGATCACGTTGTGATGACAGGATTCCGGAAAGACGTGATAAAGCTACTCCAGAGCCTGGACATTTTCCTCGTTACGTCCCAAACAGAAGGATTGGGCACTTCGGTGCTGGATGCTTTTGCTGCCGGAGTGCCGGTGGTTGGCACGCGGGCTGGCGGCATTCCGGAGCTGGTGGCGCATGAACAAACCGGCCTGCTGGCTGAGGTGCAAGACCATGAAGGGCTGGCAGCGCAGGTATTAAGGCTCATAAATGATAAGCCATTGCGCGAAAATATTCGCAGGCAAGCCCTCCAAAAGGTGCAACAGTTTTCCAAAGAACAGACGGCCCATAAGACGCTGGAAATATATCGCCAGGTGGTGGGATGA
- a CDS encoding MGMT family protein: MKTAKPHEQTDFFQNVYAVARLIPRGRVTSYGAIARYLASGSSARMVGWAMNKAGYQVPQVPAHRVVNRNGMLTGKHHFATETLMQELLKSEGITVEDDKVVNFAMHFWDPTLELKNIK, encoded by the coding sequence ATGAAAACAGCGAAGCCGCACGAACAAACGGATTTCTTTCAAAATGTGTATGCTGTTGCGCGGCTAATTCCGAGAGGCCGGGTAACGAGCTATGGCGCAATAGCCAGGTATCTTGCCTCCGGTTCGTCAGCGCGGATGGTGGGGTGGGCCATGAACAAGGCCGGATACCAGGTGCCGCAAGTCCCGGCTCACCGCGTGGTAAACCGCAACGGCATGCTCACCGGCAAGCATCATTTCGCAACCGAAACCTTGATGCAGGAGCTCCTGAAAAGCGAAGGCATTACCGTGGAAGATGATAAAGTTGTGAATTTTGCCATGCATTTCTGGGATCCCACATTAGAATTAAAAAATATTAAATGA